One genomic segment of Pseudomonas sp. p1(2021b) includes these proteins:
- a CDS encoding NAD(P)/FAD-dependent oxidoreductase, translating into MIHSAQHAASYYAASSAPHPDYAFLQGDHRADVCIVGGGYSGLNTAIELAERGLSVILLEARKIGWGASGRNGGQLIRGVGHGLEQFLPVIGEDGVRSMKLMGLEAVDIVRERIERHAIDCDLTWGYCDLANKPGELQGFAEDAEELRSLGYRHELRLVQKDDIHSVVGSDRYVGGLIDMGSGHLHPLNLALGEAAVASRLGVGLYEQSEVVHIDYGPEVTVHTAQGRVRAKTLVLCCNAYHNDLNRELGGKVLPAGSYIIATEPLGEERARQLLPQNMAVCDQRVALDYYRLSADHRLLFGGACHYSGRDPQDIAAYMRPKLLKVFPQLADVRIDYQWGGMIGIGANRLPQIGRLASQPNVYYAQAYSGHGVNATHLAARLLGEAISGQHSGRFDLFAKVPHITFPGGKLLRSPLLALGMLWHRLKELA; encoded by the coding sequence ATGATCCACAGCGCGCAGCACGCCGCCTCCTACTATGCCGCCAGCAGCGCGCCTCACCCTGACTACGCCTTCCTGCAAGGCGACCATCGCGCCGACGTCTGCATCGTCGGCGGCGGTTATTCCGGCCTCAATACCGCCATCGAGCTGGCCGAGCGTGGGCTTTCGGTGATCCTGCTGGAGGCGCGCAAGATCGGCTGGGGCGCCAGCGGGCGTAACGGTGGGCAGTTGATCCGCGGGGTCGGCCATGGGCTGGAGCAGTTCCTGCCGGTCATCGGCGAGGACGGCGTGCGCAGCATGAAGCTCATGGGCCTGGAGGCTGTGGATATCGTCCGCGAGCGCATCGAGCGCCATGCCATCGACTGTGACCTGACCTGGGGTTACTGCGACCTGGCCAACAAGCCGGGTGAGCTGCAAGGCTTTGCCGAAGACGCCGAAGAGCTGCGCAGCCTGGGCTATCGCCATGAACTACGCCTGGTGCAGAAGGACGATATCCACAGCGTGGTCGGCTCCGACCGCTATGTCGGCGGCCTGATTGACATGGGCTCGGGGCACCTGCATCCGCTGAACCTCGCGCTTGGCGAAGCCGCCGTGGCCAGCCGCCTGGGCGTGGGCCTGTACGAACAATCGGAAGTCGTTCACATCGACTACGGCCCCGAAGTGACCGTGCATACCGCCCAGGGCCGCGTACGTGCCAAGACCTTGGTACTGTGCTGCAACGCCTACCACAACGACCTGAACCGCGAACTCGGCGGCAAGGTGCTGCCCGCCGGCAGCTACATCATCGCCACCGAGCCGTTGGGCGAGGAGCGTGCCCGTCAGTTGCTGCCGCAGAACATGGCCGTATGCGACCAGCGCGTGGCACTGGATTACTATCGGTTGTCCGCCGACCACCGCCTGCTGTTCGGCGGCGCCTGCCATTATTCCGGTCGTGACCCGCAGGACATCGCCGCCTATATGCGGCCCAAGCTGCTCAAGGTATTCCCGCAGCTGGCCGACGTGCGTATCGACTACCAATGGGGCGGCATGATCGGCATCGGCGCCAACCGCCTGCCGCAGATCGGCCGCCTGGCCAGCCAGCCGAACGTCTATTACGCCCAGGCCTATTCCGGCCATGGCGTGAACGCCACCCACTTGGCCGCGCGTCTGCTGGGCGAGGCCATCAGCGGCCAGCACAGCGGGCGTTTCGACCTGTTCGCCAAGGTGCCACATATCACCTTCCCCGGCGGCAAGCTGCTGCGCTCGCCGCTACTGGCCCTGGGGATGCTCTGGCATCGCCTGAAAGAGCTCGCCTGA
- a CDS encoding DUF1127 domain-containing protein, which translates to MDGMSDVRLQLLAKELDAGQRAKVYDTPAGLGRWGLMVHRWRTRRHLLQLDEAQLRDIGLSWAQAREEGRKPFWKS; encoded by the coding sequence ATGGACGGCATGAGCGATGTGCGCTTGCAACTGTTGGCCAAGGAACTGGACGCCGGACAGCGGGCCAAGGTCTACGACACACCGGCGGGTTTGGGCCGGTGGGGGTTGATGGTGCATCGCTGGCGCACCCGCAGGCACTTGTTGCAGCTCGACGAGGCCCAGCTTCGGGATATCGGGCTCAGTTGGGCGCAGGCGCGGGAGGAAGGACGCAAACCCTTCTGGAAAAGTTGA
- a CDS encoding PLP-dependent aminotransferase family protein, which produces MTLYLNLAELLGARIEQGLYRPGQRLPSVRALSLEHGVSLSTVQQAYRLLEDNGLVSPRPKSGYFVAEDRSLPALPAVSRPAQRPVDISQWEQVLELVRSTPRKDVIQLGRGMPDIDSPTLKPLLRSLAQLSRRQDMPGLYYDNIHGNLALREQIARLLLDSGCRLDPADLVVTTGCHEALSTSIRAVCEPGDIVAVESPSFHGAMQTLKGLGMKALEIPTDPLQGISLEALELALEQWPIKLIQLTPSCNNPLGYIMPEARKKALLNLAQRYDVAILEDDVYGDLAYTYPRPRTIKSFDEDGRVLLCSSFSKTLAPGLRVGWVAPGRYLERVLHMKYISTGSTACQPQLAIADFIEAGHYHPHVRRMRSQYQRGRDQMSDWVTRYFPAGTRASRPQGGFMLWVELPESFDTLRLNRALLEQGVQIAVGSIFSASGKYRHCLRMNFAARPTPRIEDAVRKVGETALRLLEADESPA; this is translated from the coding sequence GTGACGCTCTACCTCAACCTCGCCGAACTGCTCGGCGCCCGCATCGAACAAGGCCTGTACCGCCCCGGCCAGCGCCTGCCCTCGGTGCGTGCGTTGAGCCTGGAACATGGGGTCAGCCTGAGCACGGTGCAGCAGGCTTATCGCCTACTCGAGGACAATGGCCTGGTCTCGCCGCGGCCCAAGTCCGGCTATTTCGTCGCCGAAGACCGCAGCCTCCCCGCCCTGCCCGCCGTCAGCCGCCCGGCCCAGCGTCCGGTGGACATTTCCCAGTGGGAACAAGTGCTGGAGCTGGTGCGCAGCACGCCTCGAAAGGATGTGATACAGCTCGGCCGCGGCATGCCCGATATCGACAGCCCGACCTTGAAACCCCTGCTGCGCAGCCTGGCGCAACTGAGTCGACGCCAGGACATGCCGGGGCTGTACTACGACAATATCCACGGCAATCTGGCCCTGCGCGAGCAGATCGCCCGCCTGCTGCTCGACTCCGGCTGCCGCCTGGACCCGGCCGACCTGGTGGTCACCACCGGTTGCCATGAGGCGCTGTCCACCAGCATTCGCGCCGTGTGCGAGCCAGGCGATATCGTTGCGGTGGAGTCGCCAAGCTTCCACGGCGCCATGCAGACCCTCAAGGGCCTGGGGATGAAGGCCCTGGAGATCCCTACCGACCCGCTTCAGGGCATCAGCCTGGAAGCCCTGGAACTGGCGCTGGAACAATGGCCGATCAAGCTCATCCAGCTCACCCCCAGCTGCAACAACCCCCTGGGCTACATCATGCCGGAGGCGCGCAAGAAAGCCCTGCTGAACCTCGCCCAGCGCTATGACGTGGCGATCCTCGAGGACGATGTCTACGGCGATCTGGCCTACACCTACCCGCGCCCGCGGACCATCAAGTCGTTCGACGAAGACGGCCGCGTGCTGCTGTGCAGTTCCTTCTCCAAGACCCTGGCGCCGGGGCTGCGGGTCGGCTGGGTGGCGCCCGGGCGCTACCTGGAGCGGGTGTTGCACATGAAGTACATCAGCACCGGCAGCACGGCCTGCCAACCACAGCTGGCCATCGCCGACTTCATCGAGGCCGGGCACTACCACCCCCACGTAAGACGCATGCGCAGCCAGTACCAGCGTGGCCGCGACCAGATGAGCGACTGGGTGACCCGCTACTTCCCCGCAGGCACCCGCGCCAGCCGGCCCCAGGGCGGCTTCATGCTGTGGGTCGAATTGCCGGAAAGTTTCGACACGCTACGCCTGAACCGGGCTTTACTGGAGCAGGGGGTGCAGATTGCGGTTGGCAGCATCTTCTCGGCGTCGGGCAAGTACCGGCATTGCCTGCGCATGAACTTTGCCGCACGGCCGACGCCGCGGATCGAAGACGCTGTGCGCAAGGTGGGCGAAACCGCCCTTCGTCTACTGGAAGCGGACGAAAGCCCAGCGTAA
- a CDS encoding phospholipase D family protein, whose protein sequence is MRLQRALPLFLALLLGLSGCASVGTPRQVSQALPASDSAFGRSVQRQAAPYEGRSGFRLLPNSNEAFRARAELIRNAQASIDLQYYIVHDGLSTRALVHELLRAADRGVRVRILLDDTTSDGLDTLMGTLAAHPNIHIRVFNPLHLGRSTGATRTVGRLFNLSRQHRRMHNKLFLVDNSMAIVGGRNIGDEYFDAEPNLNFTDIDLLGVGPVAEQLGHSFDQYWNSALSRPIGDFLWRQPDAADLRASRKRLEISLAQARIKHKALYDRLMAYQSRPRLDTWRNELIWAHSQALWDSPSKVLAQDEPDPHLLMTQQLAPELAKVQHELILVSAYFVPGESGLLYLTSRADAGTSIKLLTNSLEATDVPAVHGGYAPYRRALLEHGVQLYELRRQPGDPSAYRSLSFRGSSDSSLHSKAIVFDRRKTFIGSFNFDPRSVLWNTEVGVLVDSPELAEYTREMAVEGMAPALSYQPKLVGDQLVWVTEDNGKRRMLTSEPGGLWRRFNAWISKAVGLEKML, encoded by the coding sequence TTGAGACTCCAGCGAGCTCTGCCTCTCTTTCTGGCGCTGTTGCTTGGCCTGTCAGGCTGCGCCAGCGTCGGCACACCACGCCAGGTCAGCCAGGCGCTGCCGGCCAGCGATTCGGCCTTCGGCCGCTCGGTGCAGCGCCAGGCCGCGCCTTACGAGGGGCGCTCGGGCTTTCGCCTGCTACCCAACAGCAACGAGGCCTTTCGTGCCCGTGCCGAGCTGATCCGCAACGCCCAGGCGAGCATCGACCTGCAGTACTACATCGTCCATGACGGCCTGAGCACCCGAGCCCTGGTGCATGAACTGCTGCGTGCCGCCGACCGCGGCGTGCGGGTACGCATCCTGCTCGACGACACCACCAGCGACGGCCTGGACACGCTGATGGGCACCCTGGCTGCCCACCCGAACATCCATATCCGCGTATTCAACCCCCTGCACCTGGGACGCAGCACGGGGGCCACCCGCACCGTGGGCCGACTGTTCAACCTGTCGCGCCAGCATCGGCGCATGCACAACAAGCTGTTCCTGGTGGACAACAGCATGGCCATCGTCGGTGGGCGCAACATCGGCGACGAATATTTCGATGCCGAGCCCAACCTGAACTTCACCGATATCGACCTGCTCGGCGTGGGCCCGGTGGCCGAACAGCTCGGGCACAGCTTCGACCAGTACTGGAACAGCGCCCTGAGCCGGCCGATCGGCGACTTCCTCTGGCGCCAGCCGGACGCCGCCGACCTGCGCGCCAGCCGCAAACGCCTGGAAATCTCCCTGGCCCAGGCAAGGATCAAACACAAAGCGTTGTACGACCGGTTGATGGCCTATCAGTCCCGCCCACGCCTGGACACCTGGCGCAACGAGCTGATCTGGGCCCATAGCCAGGCCCTATGGGACTCGCCGAGCAAGGTGCTGGCCCAGGACGAGCCGGACCCGCACCTGCTGATGACCCAGCAGCTGGCGCCGGAGTTGGCCAAGGTCCAGCATGAACTGATCCTGGTGTCGGCCTATTTCGTGCCTGGAGAATCCGGCCTGCTGTACCTCACCAGCCGCGCCGATGCGGGCACCTCGATCAAGCTGCTGACCAACTCCTTGGAAGCCACCGACGTGCCGGCGGTGCATGGCGGCTACGCCCCCTACCGCCGTGCCCTGCTCGAACACGGCGTGCAGCTGTACGAGCTGCGCCGCCAGCCGGGCGACCCCAGTGCCTATCGCAGCCTGAGCTTTCGCGGCAGCTCCGACTCCAGCCTGCACAGCAAGGCGATCGTCTTCGACCGGCGCAAGACTTTCATCGGCTCGTTCAACTTCGACCCGCGCTCCGTGCTGTGGAACACCGAGGTCGGTGTATTGGTGGATAGCCCGGAACTGGCCGAATACACCCGGGAAATGGCTGTCGAAGGCATGGCGCCGGCGTTGAGCTACCAGCCAAAGCTGGTGGGGGACCAACTGGTCTGGGTGACCGAGGACAACGGCAAGCGGCGCATGCTCACTTCCGAGCCAGGTGGGCTGTGGCGGCGCTTCAATGCCTGGATCAGCAAGGCGGTGGGGCTGGAGAAGATGCTGTGA